The genomic segment TACTACTTATTAATTTTTATAGGTTTACTTGCCCTACTCATTACCCTTTTAAGTTTTTATTTTTCAATTAATCGTCAGGAATTGTCAGTGCCTTCTGAGATTTTGGGAATATTAGGGCTTAGTCTTCTTTTACCTTCTTTTTATTACATTTCAAAGGGAGTTATTGATAGAGATGGAATACTCCTATTTATATTTACCTTTCTCTTTTTTACTGGGAGTGTTTTTCATGTCAGGTATCTTGTTAGGAATAAAAACATATTATCAGAGAAATTTTCAGTAAGATTAAAAGCAGGGAAAGTTTCTCTTTTATATCATACTTTATTTCTTTTATTTTCCCTTTATCTTTCATATAGAGGTTTTCTTCCTTCTTTAATTTTTATTTCAGTGTTGCCGACTTTTTTTAAATCATATTTTTTTGTGTTGAGAAAATTTGATAGGCCCCTTTCTTTAAAGAGAATAGGAATAGCTGAACTTATATTATCAATAATT from the candidate division WOR-3 bacterium genome contains:
- a CDS encoding YwiC-like family protein, with product MKNIKSSSMKWKKIINRTFPKKHGAWSIFFISIFTGTSCSKNFKLLPFLLLFLSSFFAFLMRENISLFLKLRKGDERRKEIFEISFIYLIITLLTFLYLLIIYKYYLLIFIGLLALLITLLSFYFSINRQELSVPSEILGILGLSLLLPSFYYISKGVIDRDGILLFIFTFLFFTGSVFHVRYLVRNKNILSEKFSVRLKAGKVSLLYHTLFLLFSLYLSYRGFLPSLIFISVLPTFFKSYFFVLRKFDRPLSLKRIGIAELILSIIFAIFIIFAYLRDNRKLI